The Neobacillus sp. OS1-2 genome includes a window with the following:
- a CDS encoding DUF2759 domain-containing protein, with protein sequence MGLVIIFAIVTVLAAFGGYSALKNKNFLGAFWGVASFFVFGWFTVMTIINSGFPTGSH encoded by the coding sequence ATGGGTTTAGTTATTATTTTTGCCATCGTAACCGTTCTTGCTGCCTTCGGTGGGTATAGCGCACTAAAGAACAAAAACTTCTTAGGTGCATTTTGGGGAGTTGCTTCCTTCTTTGTTTTTGGCTGGTTTACCGTCATGACAATTATTAATTCTGGATTTCCTACTGGATCGCATTAA
- a CDS encoding SAM-dependent methyltransferase, which translates to MITYLQKLISNSKNGFITYADYMEAVLYHPKFGYYMKEKQKIGRQGDFITTSNISDVYGRLVAKWFSHICQTTSLPAVFCEIGAGNGRFAKAFLQEWNDSIKTSLQYIIVESSPYHLKLQQEMLLPEHSVVQVGSLSEIDHFEGMIFSNELFDALPVHVIEKIDGKLFEVMVGAENNGLYEMKLPLTNPEILSFLEVGKINLKEKQRIEIPLPMEKVIQEIATVLTKGIVVTADYGYTNDEWMDPRRAEGSLRGYYQHTMIHDVLQHPGEMDITTHIHFDSLIQKGAQEGLHLLTKLRQDEFLLKAGILKELENHYDPNPFSEVSKRNRAIRSLVMPSGMSSYFHIIVQQKGLQLSESDLFTE; encoded by the coding sequence ATGATTACATATTTACAAAAGTTAATTTCAAATTCTAAAAATGGGTTTATCACTTATGCAGACTATATGGAGGCTGTTCTTTATCATCCGAAATTTGGCTATTATATGAAGGAAAAGCAGAAAATTGGCCGCCAAGGGGACTTCATTACGACTAGCAATATTTCGGATGTATATGGAAGGCTAGTAGCAAAATGGTTTTCCCATATCTGTCAAACAACAAGTCTGCCTGCGGTATTTTGTGAAATTGGAGCAGGAAACGGACGCTTCGCAAAGGCATTTTTGCAGGAGTGGAATGATTCAATTAAAACTTCCTTACAATATATTATTGTGGAAAGCAGCCCATATCATCTAAAATTACAACAGGAAATGCTGCTGCCTGAACATTCTGTTGTTCAAGTTGGGAGTCTAAGTGAAATAGATCATTTTGAAGGGATGATTTTCTCAAATGAACTTTTTGATGCCCTTCCCGTTCATGTGATTGAAAAAATAGATGGAAAACTTTTTGAAGTAATGGTTGGAGCTGAAAATAATGGATTGTACGAGATGAAACTTCCGTTAACGAATCCCGAAATTCTGTCATTTTTAGAAGTGGGTAAAATTAATTTAAAAGAAAAACAGCGGATTGAAATTCCGTTGCCAATGGAGAAGGTGATTCAAGAAATAGCAACCGTGTTAACCAAAGGTATAGTTGTGACGGCTGATTACGGTTATACGAATGACGAATGGATGGATCCACGGAGGGCGGAAGGGAGCCTGAGAGGATATTATCAACATACGATGATTCATGATGTCTTGCAGCATCCTGGGGAAATGGATATTACAACGCATATTCATTTTGACTCCCTCATTCAAAAAGGTGCGCAAGAGGGATTACATTTATTAACCAAGCTAAGGCAGGATGAATTTTTATTGAAGGCCGGGATTCTGAAGGAATTAGAAAATCATTATGATCCGAATCCATTTTCAGAGGTAAGCAAGCGGAATCGAGCGATACGAAGTTTAGTTATGCCCTCTGGGATGAGTTCTTATTTTCATATAATTGTGCAACAAAAAGGATTGCAATTAAGTGAAAGTGATCTTTTTACAGAATAA
- a CDS encoding DUF2626 domain-containing protein: MDRMFRVCGFWTGIFTVMFYLGDMDKTAMLFLAQTGFFVLLSYLKLSERMYLHIFAAYLTIFFAGFTYWTTFMMPLGGGH, translated from the coding sequence ATGGATCGCATGTTCAGAGTTTGTGGTTTCTGGACGGGCATTTTTACCGTAATGTTTTATCTAGGTGATATGGATAAAACTGCAATGTTATTTTTAGCTCAAACAGGATTCTTTGTACTGCTAAGCTACCTAAAGCTGTCTGAGCGTATGTATTTGCATATTTTCGCAGCATATTTAACGATTTTTTTCGCTGGCTTCACGTATTGGACTACATTCATGATGCCGCTTGGCGGAGGACATTGA
- a CDS encoding YqzE family protein, with protein MKTNDYVKYMTQTIVKYADQPKDERKRLRKEKKQTRADFWYRWFGILPYILYTEVKKRRKL; from the coding sequence ATGAAAACAAATGATTACGTAAAATACATGACCCAAACCATCGTAAAATATGCCGATCAGCCGAAAGATGAACGTAAACGACTTCGAAAAGAGAAAAAACAAACAAGAGCTGATTTTTGGTATCGATGGTTTGGGATTCTCCCTTATATCCTTTATACAGAAGTGAAAAAAAGACGTAAGCTCTAA
- the comGF gene encoding competence type IV pilus minor pilin ComGF, producing MHSCPNPKFVVSLNEKAFTLIEVLIAFSIFSTIIFFMTPIFQIILNTKANDAELQSMEWEVFCSQVKKEIRLATSATVVSDRLILDKDTETIQYEKYGSNLRRRVNSTGHEIILQNVSQVTFLVINNIVKITVTDSWGKEYGVTCYLLVNRSSGT from the coding sequence GTGCATTCATGTCCGAATCCAAAGTTTGTGGTGTCCTTGAATGAAAAAGCCTTTACCCTTATCGAAGTACTCATCGCATTTTCTATCTTTTCAACCATCATTTTCTTTATGACACCTATTTTTCAAATCATCCTAAATACAAAAGCTAATGATGCGGAATTACAGTCAATGGAGTGGGAGGTTTTTTGCAGCCAAGTAAAAAAAGAGATACGGCTTGCCACAAGTGCCACTGTTGTCTCGGACCGATTAATCCTTGATAAGGATACTGAAACGATTCAATATGAGAAGTACGGGTCGAATCTTAGAAGACGCGTGAATTCAACTGGTCATGAAATTATCCTTCAAAACGTATCACAGGTCACCTTTTTAGTCATCAACAACATAGTTAAGATTACTGTTACGGATAGTTGGGGAAAAGAATACGGTGTGACATGCTACCTATTAGTGAATAGGAGTTCGGGTACATGA
- the comGC gene encoding competence type IV pilus major pilin ComGC produces the protein MKNNEKGFTLIEMMIVMLVISVLLIITIPNVAKHNSNINNKGCQAYVKMVQAQVQAYEMEHNKVPTLAELESENYLNDAKGCPNGDTVKIDTDGTVTPVAKVTNS, from the coding sequence ATGAAAAATAATGAAAAGGGTTTTACACTCATAGAAATGATGATCGTAATGCTCGTCATTTCAGTTTTGTTAATTATCACAATTCCAAACGTTGCCAAACACAATTCGAATATCAACAATAAAGGCTGTCAGGCATATGTAAAAATGGTACAAGCCCAAGTTCAGGCGTATGAAATGGAACATAACAAGGTGCCCACCTTAGCGGAGCTGGAATCAGAGAATTATTTAAACGATGCCAAAGGTTGTCCGAATGGTGATACCGTTAAAATTGATACCGATGGAACCGTCACACCAGTTGCAAAAGTAACGAATTCATAA
- a CDS encoding YqhG family protein, translated as MQQQEIHNFLLNYFKANECPIVENKPGHLTVQLTIELDKELMNRPFYWHFLEKTGGIPNPMRLTFITNKENAPENLKGEIIHFGSPRLHQIFQSTKNLASYIRLYENHRQQGNQTPLLPWLCMNVKISYQCDRKRDVFKSIGLQLINGQMVENFHDRLLQIPLTPKIPDYSFTLSPLVRPKSGMARVETYLKSVISAEDHSWANEARKRWDQDLRLLDHFYEDAEDDNESYTTEKQALQEQYEPKISISFINGGLFYLTEKAI; from the coding sequence ATGCAGCAGCAGGAAATTCATAACTTTCTTTTGAATTATTTTAAAGCCAATGAATGCCCAATAGTTGAAAATAAACCGGGCCATTTAACAGTTCAACTAACGATTGAGCTTGATAAAGAACTAATGAATCGGCCGTTTTACTGGCACTTTCTAGAAAAGACGGGTGGAATACCCAATCCAATGCGGCTTACCTTCATCACCAACAAAGAAAATGCCCCTGAAAATTTGAAGGGCGAAATCATTCATTTTGGTTCACCACGTTTGCATCAAATTTTTCAATCAACCAAAAATCTCGCCAGTTATATCCGGCTTTATGAGAACCATCGGCAGCAGGGGAATCAAACCCCCTTGCTTCCCTGGTTGTGCATGAATGTTAAGATCTCCTATCAATGTGACCGGAAGCGCGATGTTTTTAAATCCATCGGTTTGCAGCTCATTAATGGGCAAATGGTTGAGAATTTTCACGACCGGTTACTGCAAATACCATTGACACCAAAAATACCGGATTATTCCTTCACATTATCACCTTTAGTTCGGCCAAAAAGTGGAATGGCGAGGGTTGAAACGTATTTAAAATCGGTCATTTCAGCGGAGGACCATTCATGGGCTAATGAAGCACGAAAGCGCTGGGATCAGGATTTACGGTTGTTGGACCATTTTTATGAGGATGCAGAAGATGATAATGAGAGCTACACAACAGAAAAACAGGCGCTCCAGGAGCAATACGAACCAAAGATTAGCATTTCCTTCATTAATGGTGGGCTCTTCTATTTGACGGAAAAAGCGATATAA
- the comGA gene encoding competence type IV pilus ATPase ComGA yields MVLPIVSAIEILANRIITDAARNQATDIHIIPRKNDTLVQIRLTNKLIPRLSLPKDECDRLISHFKFTANMDIGERRRPQSGAIFCEVDGQLMGLRLSTLPSNNRESLVIRLLPQQEQIPFHQLSLFPAMTRKLLALLKHAHGLIIFTGPTGSGKTTTLYSLLNETAHLFHRNVITLEDPIEKNYDSVLQVQVNEKAGVTYAAGLKAILRHDPDIIMVGEIRDAETAKIAVRAALTGHLVLSTMHTRDAKGAVYRLREFGANWLEVEQTLIAVTAQRLVELTCPFCEGDCSPLCYSYGRWKRASVFELLAGRNLHSAMKLAKGEKVESHYKTLREVINKGIALGYIQESEYERLVYDDEAP; encoded by the coding sequence GTGGTGTTACCTATTGTTAGCGCAATTGAAATTTTAGCGAATCGGATCATTACAGATGCAGCACGAAACCAAGCAACAGATATTCACATTATACCTCGGAAGAATGACACACTCGTGCAAATCCGATTAACCAACAAACTTATTCCCCGGTTATCCCTTCCAAAAGATGAATGCGACAGATTAATCTCACATTTTAAATTCACAGCCAATATGGATATCGGAGAAAGAAGACGCCCGCAAAGCGGAGCCATTTTTTGTGAGGTAGACGGACAATTAATGGGACTTAGGCTTTCAACACTTCCATCAAACAACAGAGAGAGCCTTGTCATCAGGCTTTTACCCCAACAAGAACAGATTCCATTTCACCAACTCTCATTATTCCCGGCAATGACGCGAAAATTACTAGCTCTTCTCAAACATGCACATGGTTTAATCATTTTTACCGGGCCTACTGGCTCGGGCAAGACCACAACTCTCTACTCGCTTTTAAATGAAACTGCCCACTTATTTCATCGCAATGTCATCACACTCGAAGATCCTATCGAAAAAAACTATGACTCTGTTTTGCAAGTCCAAGTCAATGAAAAAGCTGGCGTTACGTATGCGGCCGGTTTAAAGGCAATTCTTCGCCATGATCCGGATATCATCATGGTTGGTGAAATCAGGGATGCTGAAACTGCCAAAATAGCTGTCCGAGCAGCCCTCACTGGGCATTTGGTACTATCAACGATGCATACTAGGGATGCCAAGGGTGCAGTATACCGTCTCCGTGAATTTGGTGCGAATTGGCTAGAGGTCGAGCAGACGTTAATTGCTGTCACAGCACAAAGGCTAGTAGAACTTACATGCCCATTTTGTGAAGGAGATTGTTCGCCGCTTTGTTACTCCTATGGAAGATGGAAGAGGGCGAGTGTGTTTGAGTTGTTAGCGGGAAGAAATTTACATTCAGCCATGAAGTTAGCTAAAGGGGAAAAAGTCGAATCACATTACAAAACACTTAGAGAAGTGATTAACAAGGGAATAGCCCTTGGATACATTCAAGAATCAGAATATGAACGGCTGGTGTACGATGATGAAGCCCCATAA
- a CDS encoding SNF2-related protein, whose product MSVEIEFDSSWQDDFLHRIDNDGPWGNWELFKLAIGVEKHLVIPEFEGLQAPGHLPNLTPLPHQLETAKQVIEHMNGKAILADEVGLGKTIEAGLILKEYMIRGLVKKVLILVPASLVTQWAIELNSKFFIPAITQRKSYVWEQCDVVVSSIDTAKRDPHRSIIYNLDYDLIIIDEAHKLKNNKTKNYEFVQNLKKKFCLLLTATPIQNRIEEIFNLVSLLKPGHLGSETSFYKKYKRDARSLNDDEHLKELVNKVMIRNRRADTGIEWTKRHVETIPIEFTPPEKELYDAINTMKNEGDWLQSSAFSVMTLQREACSSREAVFYTLKNMLQKKENPTRAFEEQIQFLINKVEAVQQNSKAEKALELIQNVDDKVIIFTEYRATQMYLQWFLKQHGISSVPFRGGFKRGKKDWMRELFQKHAQVLIATEAGGEGINLQFCNHIINFDLPWNPMRLEQRIGRIHRLGQEKDVMIYNFAIKNTVEEHILKLLYEKIHLFEKVIGELDDILTKLEFGNIEDHLIDIFGQSASEGEMRIKMENLSSMIEFAEDMKKGDSHAAAGNS is encoded by the coding sequence ATGTCGGTCGAAATTGAATTTGATTCCTCTTGGCAGGATGATTTTTTACATAGAATTGACAACGATGGCCCATGGGGGAACTGGGAGCTTTTTAAGCTGGCAATCGGAGTTGAAAAACATTTGGTAATACCTGAATTTGAGGGTTTACAAGCCCCAGGACATTTACCGAATTTAACTCCCCTTCCCCACCAGCTCGAAACAGCCAAGCAAGTAATTGAACATATGAACGGAAAAGCCATCTTAGCGGATGAGGTGGGACTAGGAAAAACGATTGAAGCTGGCTTAATTTTAAAAGAATATATGATTCGTGGATTAGTAAAAAAGGTATTGATTCTCGTACCCGCTTCATTGGTAACCCAATGGGCGATTGAGCTGAATAGCAAATTTTTTATCCCTGCGATTACTCAAAGGAAAAGTTATGTATGGGAACAATGTGATGTCGTCGTTTCCTCCATTGATACGGCCAAACGAGACCCCCATCGTAGTATTATTTATAATCTGGACTATGACCTAATCATCATTGATGAAGCACATAAATTAAAAAACAACAAAACGAAAAACTACGAATTCGTGCAAAATCTTAAAAAGAAGTTTTGTTTACTATTAACAGCCACACCGATTCAAAATCGTATTGAGGAAATTTTTAATCTTGTTTCCCTGCTTAAACCCGGACATTTAGGCAGCGAGACGTCATTCTATAAAAAATATAAACGCGATGCAAGATCTTTAAATGATGATGAACATTTAAAAGAATTGGTAAACAAGGTGATGATCCGGAACCGCCGCGCTGATACAGGGATTGAATGGACAAAACGGCATGTGGAAACCATCCCGATTGAATTTACACCTCCTGAAAAAGAGCTATATGACGCGATAAATACTATGAAAAACGAAGGTGATTGGCTTCAGTCAAGTGCCTTTTCAGTCATGACACTGCAACGTGAGGCATGCAGCAGCCGAGAAGCGGTTTTTTATACGCTGAAAAACATGCTTCAGAAAAAAGAGAATCCCACCCGTGCTTTCGAGGAACAAATACAGTTCCTGATTAACAAGGTGGAAGCCGTTCAGCAAAATTCCAAGGCGGAAAAAGCCCTTGAATTGATTCAAAATGTGGATGATAAGGTCATCATTTTTACTGAATATCGTGCAACACAAATGTACCTGCAGTGGTTCTTAAAACAACATGGAATTTCGTCTGTACCATTTCGCGGCGGCTTTAAACGCGGGAAAAAGGATTGGATGCGGGAATTGTTTCAAAAGCATGCACAAGTATTAATCGCGACAGAGGCTGGTGGTGAAGGCATTAATTTGCAGTTCTGTAACCATATTATCAATTTTGATTTACCATGGAATCCAATGCGGCTTGAGCAGCGAATTGGCCGGATTCATCGTCTCGGTCAAGAAAAGGATGTTATGATTTACAATTTCGCCATAAAAAACACTGTGGAAGAACATATTTTAAAACTACTTTATGAAAAAATACACCTTTTTGAAAAAGTTATCGGTGAACTAGATGATATATTAACCAAACTGGAATTTGGCAATATTGAAGATCATTTGATTGATATATTTGGACAATCTGCATCTGAAGGTGAAATGCGAATAAAGATGGAGAATTTATCATCAATGATTGAATTCGCAGAGGACATGAAGAAAGGGGATTCACATGCAGCAGCAGGAAATTCATAA
- the comGG gene encoding competence type IV pilus minor pilin ComGG — MKNNEQGFTYPLVLCLLIIFLVFFSMQMEQLQTERKMAHETAMIHQEEYYLLSSVKKIEWQFQTSGTISTKGTIIYKNGTMNYQADPPSGFVQKVNFSLSLKSGESIFGRGLFDTRSKKLVKWVEVN; from the coding sequence ATGAAAAATAATGAACAAGGATTTACCTATCCGCTAGTGTTATGCTTACTCATCATTTTTCTAGTATTTTTCTCTATGCAAATGGAACAATTACAAACGGAAAGAAAAATGGCTCACGAAACGGCAATGATCCACCAAGAAGAATATTATTTACTTTCATCTGTAAAGAAAATCGAATGGCAGTTTCAAACTAGTGGAACTATTTCCACCAAGGGAACTATTATCTATAAAAATGGAACTATGAACTATCAAGCTGATCCCCCATCAGGGTTTGTCCAAAAGGTTAATTTCTCACTCAGTCTCAAATCCGGTGAATCGATCTTCGGCCGTGGACTTTTTGATACAAGATCAAAAAAACTCGTCAAATGGGTAGAAGTGAATTAA
- the comGE gene encoding competence type IV pilus minor pilin ComGE, translating into MLRSNKGFFLLELLLSLSALLMLSLYLLPLLMGLRDQSRKLEIENSARKLMYEELQAKLLDSQTYNDYTILRNKVEYKIIWNDTESGAQKVVCVKVEKSAFMSESKVCGVLE; encoded by the coding sequence ATGTTAAGGAGCAATAAGGGATTTTTTTTGTTAGAACTATTGCTTTCATTGTCAGCCTTGTTAATGCTAAGCCTTTATTTACTACCATTATTAATGGGGCTGAGAGACCAATCCAGGAAATTGGAAATTGAAAATTCAGCACGTAAGCTAATGTACGAAGAACTACAAGCAAAATTACTCGATAGTCAAACATATAATGATTACACCATCCTACGAAATAAAGTAGAATATAAAATCATCTGGAATGACACGGAATCGGGCGCTCAAAAGGTGGTGTGTGTAAAAGTTGAAAAAAGTGCATTCATGTCCGAATCCAAAGTTTGTGGTGTCCTTGAATGA
- a CDS encoding helix-turn-helix domain-containing protein: MEQTLKITNVLSDPTRYYIYQYITKRHQEVTVQEVAENFNIHPNVARLHLSKLEDVNMLVSETKKTGKGGRPSRLYRLSDDVIQLHFPYRDYMLLAKVAIQTMISLGEVGKQALFLTGKRFGTEMIEQEMAKRSLGEELEFDQKLTILKSAATLAGFYPEFEANGDKTKIYFQIFNCPFKEVAEEHTETVCNMHHQFLKGMFGALFETVELIEKENMISGCDTCSYQALVTN, encoded by the coding sequence ATGGAACAAACATTAAAAATAACAAACGTTTTGTCAGATCCAACACGATACTACATTTATCAATACATTACCAAACGTCATCAAGAAGTGACCGTCCAAGAAGTAGCTGAAAATTTTAATATTCATCCCAATGTGGCGAGACTGCATTTATCAAAGTTAGAAGATGTTAACATGTTAGTGTCAGAAACAAAAAAAACAGGGAAAGGTGGTCGCCCAAGCCGACTATATCGTTTATCCGATGATGTCATTCAGCTCCACTTCCCATACCGTGACTATATGCTTTTGGCCAAAGTGGCCATTCAGACGATGATCTCCCTTGGAGAGGTCGGGAAACAAGCACTATTCTTAACCGGGAAACGATTTGGTACGGAAATGATTGAGCAGGAAATGGCAAAAAGATCTCTTGGTGAAGAATTAGAATTTGACCAAAAGCTAACAATATTAAAAAGTGCCGCAACCTTAGCTGGTTTTTACCCGGAATTCGAAGCAAATGGCGATAAAACTAAAATTTATTTTCAGATTTTCAACTGCCCTTTTAAAGAGGTAGCAGAAGAACATACTGAAACAGTTTGCAATATGCATCATCAATTTTTGAAGGGGATGTTCGGTGCACTTTTCGAAACGGTTGAATTAATTGAAAAAGAAAACATGATTTCCGGGTGTGATACATGCTCATATCAAGCACTTGTAACAAACTAA
- the comGB gene encoding competence type IV pilus assembly protein ComGB, with the protein MDTFKNQNMNGWCTMMKPHKWQTNEQASFLKRTGELLAQGYPIAEAIESIALQLPTKRKEELYGCLVELKKGTPFHEILNNLKFNKDLIGYVYFAEQHGSFADALLEGSDLALLKDQDLRKLLKLLQYPMLLIFITGVLFIFIENTLLPRFTTLFSSLGLEANFFTKVIYAFDQYFPMVIGVMLTLLFFTTIYYFLVFRKLSILQQRSQLIRIPIVGRILKLLFTHYFSIQLSFLLSGGISVSEALLLFEKNQRQPFYSKIAEEIKVKLVTGEKLETILATFSFFEREFPMIVKHGQDNGKLEQELLFFSKHCVTNMEEMMEKSLKTIQPILYLFIGFLVVSMYLAILLPMFHLLDGI; encoded by the coding sequence TTGGATACATTCAAGAATCAGAATATGAACGGCTGGTGTACGATGATGAAGCCCCATAAATGGCAGACGAATGAACAAGCAAGTTTTTTGAAGAGAACGGGTGAATTACTGGCACAGGGGTATCCAATTGCAGAAGCGATTGAGTCCATAGCATTACAACTACCAACCAAACGAAAGGAGGAATTATATGGTTGTTTAGTAGAGCTAAAAAAGGGCACGCCCTTTCATGAAATCTTAAACAATCTCAAGTTTAACAAAGATTTAATCGGCTATGTTTATTTTGCTGAGCAGCACGGGAGCTTTGCCGATGCATTGTTAGAGGGAAGTGACCTCGCTCTTTTAAAGGATCAGGATTTACGAAAGCTTCTAAAATTACTTCAATATCCGATGTTACTCATTTTTATTACAGGTGTACTATTTATTTTTATTGAAAACACATTGCTGCCAAGGTTTACAACGCTTTTTTCATCACTTGGTCTTGAAGCAAATTTTTTCACCAAGGTTATTTATGCTTTTGATCAATATTTTCCGATGGTCATCGGTGTAATGCTGACGCTTCTCTTCTTTACGACAATCTATTATTTTCTTGTATTTCGAAAACTCTCCATCCTTCAACAAAGGTCTCAGCTTATTCGCATCCCCATTGTCGGCAGGATCCTCAAATTGCTGTTTACTCACTACTTTTCCATTCAACTCAGCTTCCTCTTATCCGGTGGAATTTCAGTCTCTGAAGCCTTATTACTTTTTGAAAAAAATCAAAGACAACCGTTTTACAGCAAAATAGCAGAAGAGATTAAAGTCAAGCTTGTTACAGGAGAAAAATTGGAAACAATTTTAGCTACCTTTTCATTTTTTGAAAGGGAGTTTCCAATGATTGTAAAACATGGCCAAGATAATGGGAAATTAGAACAGGAGTTATTATTTTTCAGCAAACACTGTGTCACCAATATGGAGGAAATGATGGAAAAGAGTTTAAAAACCATTCAGCCAATTCTTTATTTGTTTATTGGATTTCTCGTTGTCTCTATGTACTTAGCGATATTATTACCCATGTTCCATCTACTTGATGGAATATAA
- the comGD gene encoding competence type IV pilus minor pilin ComGD: MSQNQKGFTLIESLLVLSIFMIISSITVFSLKPQHSVMEDEAFITQLQADLLYSQQYAISHQHEVSVVFMQNEYRYYMLEQSGKPPIIDRNYSTNINLREGTIPLYFKFLGDGDVNKFGSFTIYTKRKSYQLTILIGEGRFYVKEQ, from the coding sequence ATGAGTCAAAACCAAAAAGGCTTTACCTTAATTGAGTCTCTATTAGTTCTCTCAATCTTTATGATTATTTCCTCAATTACAGTTTTCTCCTTAAAGCCCCAGCACTCCGTAATGGAAGATGAGGCATTTATCACTCAACTACAGGCAGATCTGCTCTATTCACAGCAATATGCGATTTCCCATCAACATGAGGTGTCCGTTGTGTTTATGCAAAATGAATATCGCTATTATATGCTTGAGCAATCTGGAAAGCCGCCGATTATCGACAGAAATTACTCAACAAATATCAATCTTAGGGAAGGTACTATCCCCTTATATTTCAAATTCTTGGGTGACGGAGATGTAAATAAATTTGGTTCCTTTACCATCTATACGAAAAGGAAGAGTTATCAACTAACCATTTTAATTGGAGAGGGAAGGTTTTATGTTAAGGAGCAATAA
- a CDS encoding MBL fold metallo-hydrolase: MKWQQIPLGALQTNCYLVEHSDRTCLIFDPGGEGNKLIHLLQERKLKPVAIILTHAHFDHIGAVNVVREAYKIPVYVHKQEEKWLGDPALNGSQMFMHVEPIRVNPADHIIKNEGTMKIGDFEFDVSHTPGHSPGSVSFYFEKDGFVISGDALFQGSIGRTDLPGGNNAQLLKSIHDKLLTLPEETYVLSGHGAVTTIGEEMDSNPFLNGF, from the coding sequence ATGAAATGGCAGCAAATTCCCTTGGGGGCATTGCAAACAAATTGTTATCTAGTTGAACATTCTGACCGGACATGTTTAATTTTTGATCCAGGCGGAGAAGGAAATAAATTGATTCATTTATTGCAGGAGAGAAAATTAAAGCCCGTTGCGATAATTTTAACGCATGCTCATTTTGATCATATAGGTGCGGTCAATGTGGTAAGAGAGGCATATAAAATTCCTGTATACGTTCATAAGCAAGAAGAAAAGTGGCTGGGTGATCCCGCATTAAACGGTTCACAAATGTTTATGCATGTTGAACCTATTCGTGTAAATCCTGCTGATCACATCATCAAAAACGAAGGCACAATGAAAATAGGGGATTTTGAGTTTGATGTTTCGCATACACCCGGACATTCGCCTGGCAGTGTTTCTTTTTATTTTGAGAAGGATGGGTTTGTCATCTCCGGTGACGCCTTATTTCAGGGCAGTATTGGGAGAACAGATCTTCCCGGAGGTAATAACGCCCAGTTATTAAAAAGCATTCATGACAAGCTGTTAACGTTGCCTGAAGAAACCTATGTCCTGTCCGGCCATGGCGCCGTGACGACAATTGGGGAGGAAATGGATAGCAATCCATTTTTGAATGGTTTTTAA